Proteins from a genomic interval of Desulfovibrio piger:
- a CDS encoding amidohydrolase, translating to MERLAEEIRRRAGEAGPRLTALRRHLHRHPEPAWGEYLTASLVARALQDAGFRLTLGANALRPSARPRQPEAAFCTAQSSRALNEGADPTLVACMAGGLTGLWGDLDLDSPGTPEDERGPLVAFRFDMDANAGITEATDKDHFPAAQGFASCHAGCMHACGHDGHVALGVELARLLGGLRDELSRHLSGRIRLIFQPAEEEGEGAPGMVAAGAVDGVRALFGLHLSMQASRSGDLVCGTDKFLATTNFEVFFTGQSAHAGLAPHEGRNALLAACTAVTNLLAIARHGQGASRINVGEMHVNETPNIIPAKAWLRGETRGENGDINGYMLAEARRVVDGAARMHGCRSRFLCQSHCPGAMSSPELVDLVERTARDMGSFREVRRKADFWASEDFGWFMNKVQEDGGLAAYLQLGADRPDGHHTSHFTFDESVLPLGLELLARLAVAALARRPD from the coding sequence ATGGAACGTCTTGCGGAGGAGATCCGACGAAGGGCCGGGGAGGCCGGCCCGCGACTGACGGCCCTGCGCCGTCACCTGCACCGCCACCCGGAACCGGCCTGGGGCGAATACCTGACCGCTTCGCTGGTGGCCCGTGCCCTGCAGGATGCCGGTTTCCGGCTCACCCTGGGGGCCAATGCCCTGCGGCCTTCGGCCCGCCCCCGCCAGCCCGAGGCGGCTTTCTGTACGGCCCAGAGCAGCCGGGCCCTCAACGAGGGTGCCGACCCCACCCTGGTAGCCTGCATGGCCGGCGGCCTCACGGGCTTGTGGGGCGACCTTGATCTGGACTCCCCCGGCACCCCTGAAGACGAGCGCGGCCCGCTGGTGGCCTTCCGGTTCGACATGGACGCCAACGCCGGCATCACCGAAGCCACGGACAAGGATCACTTCCCTGCGGCGCAAGGCTTCGCCTCCTGCCATGCGGGCTGCATGCATGCCTGCGGGCATGACGGTCATGTGGCCCTGGGCGTGGAACTGGCCCGGTTGCTGGGCGGCCTGCGGGACGAACTGTCACGCCACCTGAGCGGCCGCATCCGCCTGATCTTCCAGCCTGCCGAGGAAGAGGGCGAAGGCGCGCCCGGCATGGTGGCCGCCGGGGCCGTGGACGGCGTCCGGGCCCTGTTCGGCCTGCACCTGAGCATGCAGGCCAGCCGCAGCGGCGATCTGGTCTGCGGTACGGACAAATTCCTGGCCACCACCAATTTCGAAGTCTTCTTCACCGGCCAGAGCGCCCATGCCGGACTGGCCCCGCACGAAGGCCGCAACGCCCTGCTGGCCGCCTGTACGGCCGTGACCAACCTGCTGGCCATCGCCCGCCACGGTCAGGGCGCCTCACGTATCAACGTGGGCGAGATGCACGTCAACGAGACCCCCAACATCATCCCGGCCAAGGCCTGGCTGCGCGGCGAGACCCGCGGCGAGAACGGGGACATCAACGGCTACATGCTGGCCGAGGCCCGGCGCGTGGTGGACGGCGCGGCGCGCATGCACGGCTGCCGCAGCCGCTTCCTTTGCCAGAGCCACTGCCCGGGCGCCATGTCCAGCCCCGAGCTGGTGGATCTGGTGGAACGCACGGCCCGGGACATGGGCAGCTTCCGCGAAGTGCGCCGCAAGGCCGACTTCTGGGCATCGGAGGACTTTGGCTGGTTCATGAACAAGGTGCAGGAAGACGGCGGTCTGGCGGCCTATCTGCAGCTGGGTGCCGACAGGCCCGACGGGCATCACACCAGCCATTTCACCTTTGACGAGAGCGTCCTGCCCCTGGGCCTGGAACTGCTGGCCCGGCTGGCCGTGGCCGCACTGGCCCGGCGTCCGGACTGA
- a CDS encoding MFS transporter, whose product MSAPSPSCPDDAAARRLARSMAVVSAFCLTGDTMLYIALPLFWQECGLTALWQVGVLLAVNRLVRLPLNPLVRLLYTRIDQRTGMALAVVLAASTTLLYGVAQSFALWLLLRCLWGLAWTLLRLGSLFALMAASRKDNRGYLMGSYNGLVRLGSLLGMIGGVLLADLLGFSTVALLFGALTLTGLPLALTRIPRSGRATGAASQAATSLLSGLHLRHPDMRRAFITGLLVALVFQGIYAATLSRMVALHVGELALAGGLVIGCATLAGTLQALRWLWEPWLAPWFGRLSDGPRGRGPVLCACLGSGACALALVALYLPAPLWLPLLLCSQLCATGLATLSDAAASDTAERHGHPTHTLASYAFIVDCGAAAGPVLAYSVQDLWGMDAAYLAAAALLLCLLPLWIRREAA is encoded by the coding sequence ATGAGCGCTCCTTCCCCATCCTGCCCCGATGACGCCGCAGCCCGGCGTCTGGCCCGCAGCATGGCCGTGGTCTCGGCCTTTTGCCTGACCGGCGATACCATGCTCTACATCGCCCTGCCCCTGTTCTGGCAGGAATGCGGCCTGACCGCGCTCTGGCAGGTGGGCGTGCTGCTGGCCGTCAACCGGCTGGTGCGTCTGCCGCTCAACCCGCTGGTGCGCCTGCTCTATACCCGCATCGACCAGCGCACCGGCATGGCCCTGGCCGTGGTGCTGGCCGCCTCGACCACCCTGCTGTACGGCGTGGCCCAGTCCTTTGCGCTCTGGCTGCTGCTGCGCTGCCTCTGGGGCCTAGCCTGGACGCTCCTGCGCCTCGGCTCCCTGTTCGCCCTGATGGCGGCCTCCCGCAAGGACAATCGCGGCTATCTCATGGGCAGCTACAACGGCCTCGTGCGCCTGGGCAGCCTGCTGGGCATGATCGGCGGCGTCCTCCTGGCCGATCTGCTGGGCTTCTCCACCGTGGCCCTGCTCTTCGGCGCCCTGACGCTGACGGGCCTGCCGCTGGCCCTGACCCGCATCCCCCGCAGCGGCCGCGCCACCGGAGCGGCGAGCCAGGCCGCCACGTCCCTGCTTTCGGGCCTGCACCTGCGCCACCCCGACATGCGGCGTGCCTTCATCACCGGGCTGCTGGTGGCCCTGGTCTTCCAGGGCATCTACGCCGCCACCCTCAGCCGCATGGTGGCCCTGCACGTGGGCGAGCTGGCCCTTGCCGGCGGTCTCGTCATCGGTTGCGCCACCCTGGCCGGCACGTTGCAGGCCCTGCGCTGGCTCTGGGAACCGTGGCTGGCGCCGTGGTTCGGCCGCCTTTCCGACGGCCCGCGCGGCCGGGGCCCGGTGCTGTGCGCCTGCCTTGGCAGCGGCGCCTGTGCGCTGGCCCTGGTGGCCCTGTATCTGCCCGCGCCCTTGTGGCTGCCGCTGCTGCTCTGCTCGCAGCTCTGCGCCACGGGCCTGGCCACCCTCTCCGATGCCGCCGCCTCGGACACGGCCGAACGGCACGGCCATCCCACGCATACGCTGGCCTCCTATGCCTTCATCGTGGATTGCGGCGCAGCCGCGGGCCCGGTACTGGCCTACAGCGTGCAGGACCTCTGGGGCATGGATGCTGCCTACCTCGCGGCAGCGGCCCTGTTGCTCTGCCTGCTGCCGCTCTGGATACGCAGGGAAGCGGCATAG